One window of the Fusobacterium sp. SYSU M8D902 genome contains the following:
- the yihA gene encoding ribosome biogenesis GTP-binding protein YihA/YsxC, protein MKIKQAEFVKSAVYEKDYPAELNNMEFAFVGRSNVGKSSLINSITGRKKLAKTSKTPGRTQLINYFKVNNEFYIVDLPGYGFAKVPKEMKAEWGKTMERYVASNRKKLVFVLLDIRRVPSEEDIEMLVWLDHHDIPFKIIFTKIDKVSNNEKFKCLKDIKKKIEFHNDDVFYHSSLNDTGKEDILNYIESLLNKEEIEEEE, encoded by the coding sequence ATGAAGATAAAACAGGCTGAATTTGTAAAATCTGCAGTTTATGAAAAAGATTATCCAGCAGAATTAAATAATATGGAATTTGCCTTTGTAGGACGTTCTAATGTTGGAAAATCTTCTCTTATAAATAGTATAACAGGAAGAAAAAAGTTGGCAAAAACAAGTAAAACACCAGGAAGAACACAACTTATAAACTATTTTAAAGTAAATAATGAGTTCTATATAGTTGACCTACCTGGATATGGTTTTGCAAAAGTACCTAAAGAGATGAAAGCTGAATGGGGAAAAACAATGGAGAGATACGTAGCAAGTAATCGTAAAAAACTTGTATTCGTTCTACTAGATATCAGAAGAGTACCGAGTGAAGAGGATATTGAGATGCTTGTATGGCTAGATCACCATGATATACCATTCAAAATAATCTTTACAAAGATAGATAAAGTTTCAAATAACGAGAAATTTAAGTGTTTAAAGGATATAAAAAAGAAAATCGAGTTTCATAATGATGATGTTTTTTATCACTCTTCACTTAATGACACTGGAAAAGAAGATATTTTAAATTATATAGAGTCTCTTTTAAATAAAGAGGAAATAGAAGAGGAGGAGTAA
- a CDS encoding valine--tRNA ligase, whose product MEELNKTYSPREIESKWYKIWEDSKYFAGKMEEGKDSYSIVIPPPNVTGILHMGHILDNSIQDTLVRYKRMCGLNTLWVPGCDHAGIATQNKVERMLAEQGIKKEDLGREKFLEETWKWKEKYGGIITNQLRKIGASLDWDRERFTMDEGLSKAVRKIFVDLYNDGLIYQGEYMVNWCPRCGTALADDEVEHSEKDGNLWHLKYPVKDSDEYIIIATSRPETMLADVAVAVHPEDERYKHLVGKKLILPLVGREIPVIADEYVEMEFGTGALKITPAHDPNDFNLGKKYDLPIINMLTPEGNIVDDYPKYAGMDRFEARKVIVKELEESGVLVKIESLKHNVGHCYRCSTVVEPRVSKQWFVKMEPLAKKALEVVRNGEIKIIPKRMEKIYFNWLENIRDWCISRQLWWGHRIPAWYGPDNHMFVAMSEEEAHEQAKAHYGKAVELVQEGDVLDTWFSSALWPFSTMGWPEKTKELDTFYPTSTLVTGADIIFFWVARMIMFGLYEMEEIPFKNVFFHGIVRDEIGRKMSKSLGNSPDPLNLIDEYGADAIRFSMLYNTSQGQDVYFSEKLLEMGRNFANKIWNVARFVIMNLEGFDVKSVNKEELKFELVDEWIFSRLNETTKEVHTNLEKFQLDDAAKAVYEFLRGDFCDWYVELAKVRLYNNEESGKQSKLTAQYVLWTVLESGLKLLHPFMPFITEEIWQKIKVSGETIMLEGFPVVDEAQIKPEVVNSFKYIQGVISSLRNIKAEMGISPAKEVKVVIKTSDENELKTLENNYLFITKLAKIEEMTYGKDVAKPDQSGFRVTGNSEVYMILTGLLNVEAEVKKIKEQIEKVQKDLDKVNNKLADERFTSKAPAHILERERRIQKEYQDKMDKLTENLKNFQ is encoded by the coding sequence ATGGAAGAGTTAAATAAGACATATTCCCCTAGGGAAATAGAGTCTAAGTGGTACAAAATATGGGAAGATTCCAAGTATTTTGCTGGAAAAATGGAAGAAGGAAAAGATAGCTATTCAATAGTTATACCACCTCCAAATGTAACAGGAATACTTCATATGGGACATATATTAGATAACTCTATACAAGATACACTAGTAAGATATAAGAGAATGTGTGGATTAAATACTCTTTGGGTACCAGGGTGTGACCATGCTGGAATTGCTACTCAAAATAAAGTAGAGAGAATGTTAGCGGAGCAAGGTATAAAAAAAGAGGATTTAGGAAGAGAGAAATTCTTAGAGGAAACTTGGAAGTGGAAAGAGAAGTATGGTGGAATAATAACTAACCAACTTAGAAAAATAGGAGCATCACTTGACTGGGATAGAGAGAGATTCACAATGGATGAGGGACTTTCAAAAGCAGTTAGAAAGATATTTGTAGACCTATATAATGATGGATTGATCTATCAAGGTGAATATATGGTAAACTGGTGTCCTAGATGTGGAACTGCTCTAGCAGATGACGAAGTGGAGCACTCAGAAAAAGATGGAAATCTATGGCATTTAAAATATCCAGTAAAGGATTCTGATGAGTATATAATTATTGCAACATCAAGACCAGAAACTATGCTTGCTGACGTAGCTGTTGCTGTACACCCAGAAGATGAGAGATATAAGCATCTTGTAGGTAAAAAATTAATACTTCCATTAGTTGGTAGAGAGATTCCTGTAATAGCAGATGAGTATGTAGAGATGGAGTTTGGAACAGGAGCTTTAAAAATAACTCCAGCACACGATCCTAATGACTTTAATTTAGGTAAAAAATATGATCTACCAATAATAAATATGTTAACTCCAGAGGGAAATATTGTTGATGATTATCCTAAATATGCTGGAATGGACAGATTTGAAGCTAGAAAAGTAATAGTTAAAGAGCTAGAAGAGAGCGGAGTATTAGTAAAAATAGAGAGCTTAAAGCACAATGTAGGACACTGCTATAGATGCTCTACTGTAGTTGAACCAAGAGTTTCAAAACAATGGTTTGTAAAGATGGAACCATTAGCTAAAAAAGCTCTTGAAGTAGTAAGAAATGGAGAGATAAAAATTATTCCAAAAAGAATGGAAAAAATTTATTTCAACTGGTTAGAAAATATAAGAGACTGGTGCATCTCTAGACAGTTATGGTGGGGACACAGAATACCAGCTTGGTATGGTCCAGACAATCACATGTTCGTAGCTATGTCAGAAGAGGAAGCTCATGAACAAGCAAAAGCTCACTATGGAAAAGCTGTAGAGCTAGTTCAGGAGGGAGATGTATTAGATACTTGGTTCTCATCTGCACTATGGCCTTTCTCAACTATGGGTTGGCCAGAAAAAACTAAAGAGTTAGATACATTCTATCCAACTTCAACTCTAGTAACAGGAGCAGATATAATATTCTTCTGGGTAGCTAGAATGATAATGTTTGGTCTATATGAGATGGAAGAGATACCATTTAAAAATGTATTCTTCCATGGAATAGTAAGAGATGAGATTGGAAGAAAGATGTCGAAATCTTTAGGAAACTCACCAGATCCATTAAATCTAATAGATGAGTATGGAGCAGATGCAATAAGATTCTCAATGCTATACAATACTTCACAAGGGCAAGATGTTTACTTCTCTGAAAAATTATTAGAGATGGGAAGAAACTTTGCTAATAAGATATGGAACGTAGCAAGATTCGTTATAATGAATCTAGAAGGATTTGATGTAAAATCTGTAAATAAAGAGGAGTTAAAATTTGAACTTGTTGATGAGTGGATATTCTCAAGATTAAATGAAACTACTAAAGAGGTTCATACAAACCTTGAAAAATTCCAATTAGATGATGCAGCTAAAGCTGTATATGAGTTCTTGAGAGGAGATTTCTGTGACTGGTATGTAGAGCTTGCAAAAGTAAGACTATACAACAATGAGGAGTCAGGAAAACAATCAAAATTAACAGCTCAATATGTTTTATGGACAGTACTAGAATCAGGATTAAAACTATTACATCCATTTATGCCATTTATAACTGAGGAGATTTGGCAAAAGATAAAAGTTTCAGGAGAGACTATTATGCTTGAGGGATTCCCAGTTGTAGATGAAGCTCAAATAAAACCAGAAGTTGTAAACTCATTTAAATATATTCAAGGAGTGATCTCATCACTTAGAAATATAAAAGCAGAGATGGGAATATCTCCAGCTAAAGAGGTTAAGGTTGTAATTAAAACTTCTGATGAGAATGAGTTAAAAACTTTAGAAAATAACTATCTATTTATAACTAAATTAGCTAAAATAGAAGAGATGACTTATGGAAAAGATGTAGCTAAACCTGATCAGAGTGGATTTAGAGTAACAGGAAATTCAGAAGTATATATGATACTTACAGGATTATTAAATGTAGAGGCTGAGGTTAAGAAGATAAAAGAACAGATAGAAAAAGTTCAAAAAGATCTAGATAAGGTAAATAATAAACTTGCTGATGAGAGATTTACATCAAAAGCACCTGCTCACATTTTAGAGAGAGAGAGAAGAATCCAGAAAGAGTATCAAGATAAGATGGATAAATTAACTGAAAACTTAAAGAACTTTCAATAA